The genome window GCTTGCGAAACGCAAGTTGCGTAATGAACTCAAAACTGCCCCAAAATCATCTAGCACTAGATTCTTGGCTTCTTTCATGTGTCCGTTTTTGACCTATTTTTCCTAATCCCACAGAGAATTTTTAGAGCAACAGCTCTAACGTATCCCCCTGTGTCCATCAGTGAGTCAGAAGATTATCTACTGAGTGATCTTTTGCCTTAGATAGTGTCACGTCAGTTAACGAACATTAAAATAGTTTCCCTCCATCTATCTAATAATCAATGTCTCCAATAGAATTTTTGTCCCAATAGTATCTTTACGTGTCCTTTAAGCCACTTATGCTTATACCATTTATTACATAAAATAACTCCATTGAAGCAACATTAAACTAATATGGAGCACCATTATGAAAATTACACAAATCCGCAATGCGACACAAATTATCGACTATGCAGGGAAAAAATTCCTCATTGATCCGATGTTAGCGCCAAAGGGGACTTACCCAGGTTTTGAAGGCACGGCTAATTATCATATAAATTATCCTACCGTAGAGTTACCACAATCGATTGAAAGTATTATTAACGTCGATGCAGTTCTATTGACTCATACACATGGAGATCATTGGGATGAAGTTGCTGCTAAGGTTATTCCTAAAGATAAGTTGATTTTTGTACAAGACCAAAGTGATGAAGAATTTGTTCGTAAGCAAGGCTTTACCAATGTACAAATCTTTTCTGAAGAAACGGATTATCATGGTATTTCTTTAATACCAACGGCTTGCCAACACGGCTCTGATGCGTTGTTTCAAAATGAGCAGATGGCAGAAATGCTAGGTGAAGTGAACGGAGTTATCTTCTCACATGCCGATGAAGAAAAGTTGTATGTAGCAGGCGATACCATTTGGACTAAAGATGTTGAAGATACCATGGAAAAAGAGCAACCTGGAGTTGTTATTCTCAATACCGGTTGGGCGCATGTTCTTGGATTTGGCCCAATTATTATGGGTAAAGAAGACGTATTAAAAACACACCAAGTATTGCCTGAAGCTAAAATTGTCGCGACACATATGGGCGCCGTTAATCATGCATTGGTTACCGCTGAAGAGATGCGTGTTTATGTAGCTGCAAATATGCTCGGTGACTTTGTTCTTGTTCCTGAAGATGGCGAAATGGTATCACTTTAATTTTCTAGGCGGATTTAGATAATGAATATTGAAACAACTCAAGAGTTAGTAAAGTCTTTCTATCAGGCTATTGAAGATAATGATTACGATGCTGTAGCTGCAATGTGTCATAAGGAATTCCGGTTCTATTCTCAAGTCGATACACCATTAGACGTTAATGGTTTTCTCGCTCAAGAGAAAGGTAATATGGATGGCTTTCCAGGTTTTACTTTTCGCATTCATGACATCTTCGCTCATGATGATAAAGTCGCTTGTTATATGATATTTGAAGGCGTTCAATCAGCGCAGATGCATGATGTACTACCAACCAATAAAAAAGTCCGTTTTTCTTTAATGATGCTGTTAACTATTAAAGATAATAAAATCATCGAAAAACGTGCCCATTTCAATATGGCTGATATGATGAAGCAATTGCAAAGCTAGGGTTATTGATGCGTAAACAGAGTAAGACGCAGTGTTTTGCTCTGTTTTATTATGGAGACTTTGTATGTCTATTATTACCAACCACTCTCCGCCATCGGTGGCTGTTGTGGTCTTTAATCGATTCAGCCCATTTCATTTATCTGTGCCAACTCTTGTCTTTGGTCACGATACCCTCGGAGAAACATTTTTCGACATTAAATTTGTCGCAGGAGAAGAGGGGCATATCTTATCGGATATGGGCATGGAGATTCATACAGATGCCCAATTAGATGCTTTGGAGCATTGCGATGTTATTCTCGTACCTTATTGGCGAACCATTGATGCAAGGCCTAATGACAACTTGGTCGATGCGCTTCGTCGAGCTCATGCCCGAGGTGCATTGGTTGTCGGTTTATGTCTTGGCGGATATGTGCTTGCTTACGCAGGATTATTAGCAGGTAAAAGGGCATCGACGCATTGGGAATTAGAGCAAGATTTTAGTCAACGTTTTCCTGAAGTTACTCTTGATATTAATGCGTTGTATGTTGAAGATAAAGGCGTGATCACTTCCGCGGGTACTGCTGCTGGAATCGATTGTTGCCTTTATATTTTCCGTAAATATTACGGTAGCTCAGTGGTAAATCGTTTGGCTCGAAGAATGGTAGTATCACCTTATCGTGATGGTGGTCAGGCTCAATTTATTGACCAACCAATACCGGTAACTACATCAGATTCTCGTATCAATATGCTAATGGATAAAATCAGGCATGATATTAATCAAAAATATACGTTAGATGAGTTAGCCGATTCGGTAATGATGACCCGCCGTACTTTTACAAGAAAGTTTAATAAGGCCACGGGAATGTCATTTGGAGAGTGGTTGACAACAGAGCGACTAAACTTGGCGCAAGATCTACTTGAATCTACAGACTTGTCGATTGATCAAATTGTCGCAAAAACGGGGTTTAGCTCAGTTCTAATTTTTAGAGATAAATTTAAAGAACGTTACGAAGTGACACCAAATCGATGGCGAAAAACTTTTCATTGATGATATTTGATTGTGTAGTGAATAAGGGAATTGGGCCAGTCACATGTAGGCTGGTCATATGGTTGTAATACTAGAAGTAATTCGAAGAGTATAAATGCCGCTATGGTTTGAAACTCATTTCTGTATTGAATAGCCGCATAAAGCTATTTAGGGTTGTATTTATGTAGAAGGGAGTAGAGCCCTTGAAAAGCTTAAATTATCACAACACTATTAATCACGTTTACTGATTCAAACTTTGCATTATTTATCTTTATTTGATATAAAAAAATCGTAACACTTCACCCGCGAAGCCTTGACAATAAATGTGTGTGACATAGTTAACTTGATCCCACATTCGACTTGAATGATCTTTTTCAGGTGGCAATCTGGAGGTATGAATAAGAAAACATTACCTCCACCGCCAGATTTCGATTCGCCTGAAGAGGCGAAAGATATCATCCACTTTCTATGGAATAAATTGGCAGAACTTGAAGATCGGCTTAATCAAAATAGCCGAAACTCATCTGTGCCCCCATCCCAACAAGCTTTGCATAACAAAGCTAAGAACACTTCGCCAAACAGGAAAAAATCTGGAAAAAAGCCAGGTGCTCAACCAAGTCATAAAGGCCATCGCCGACTACTTCATCCTATTGAAGACAGTGCCTCGGTTGAGCAATATTTGCCAAACAAGACATGCCGTTGCGGTGGCTGTGTCATTCCAAATCGAAAACCTTACAAACGTCATCAAGTTTTTGATTTACCCGATATATCTTACACTCTTACTGAACATCAAGCCTTTATGGGCGCGTGTGCATGGTGTGGCGAGAAACATAAGGCTCAGCTACCTGAGTACGTACCAAGATCTCAGATGGGCCCTAATTTACATAGCTTTATTGCGATTCAAGCTACGCAGCACCATCAAAGTATTGGAAAGTTACAGTCCATGCTGAAAGACGTTTTCCAACTTCACTTCTCAACAGGAGCGATATCAGCAGCGCAAGGTCGAGTCACCGCGTATCTTGCTGACACCCATACCGATATCCACAATAAAGTAAGAGCGTCTGACCTGATTATGGCAGATGAAACTTCTCATCAGCGCAATAATGACAAACGATGGATGTGGGCTGCGCTCAGTAAAGGTGCAGCCTTCTTTCAAGTAAACAGTGGTAGAAATCAACATGCAGCCAAGCGACTTCTTGGTGATGCTATCTCACATCTTTTAGTCACAGACCAATACTCCGCCTATAAGTATATCGATAAATCCAATCGACAACTCTGCTGGGCACATATCTTGAGAAACGTCATTGCAATCGAGGAGAGTATTTCACCTGAAAATCAAAAAATTGGCGGAAAGCTCGCATTGATCGCTCATAGCGTCTTCAGAAGCCATCATCGGTATACGGAAAACAAAATAACAGACACTCTGTATTATCGGCGACTCAGGCGGTTAAGGAAAAGTTGGCTCCACTGGCTCAAATTGGGCAGTTATCAATGTTCACAGCGATATCGTGGGCGTTGCCGCAACTTGATCGCCGATGATGTAATGGTGTGGCGATTTATGGACGATACCAATTGCCCACTGACAAATAATGCTGCAGAGCGAGTTTTACGCAACTATATCTTAATGCGAAAGTGTTGCTATGTGACCCGTTCCTATCGAGGCGATCTGTTCCGTGAGCGCATGTTCTCACTGATCGAGACAGCAAAATTGCAACAGATCTCTGCCTATAAGTGGCTTCGAAAAATCGTTGAATATCATATGCTCAAGATGCCGTATAAGACGCCGTCGTTCTTAGCATAAAAGGTCGTCAATAGCTTATGGCTGAATAGTTACAAAAAATCAATCAAAACATACAGAAAGCAAGGATCAAAGTAACCTAATTTAGAGCCTTGGAAAAAGAGGAAATAAAATGGAATTTATTATTGGGTTATTTGTAATTTATTTGATTTATAGATTATTTAAAGGTAACAGTAAACCTTCTGCACACAATCCTTCCTCAAAAAGAACTCCCCAACCTTTTTCTGAAAAAACAAAAGTACCTGAAAGTAGAACGACATCACCCAGTATGACTGTAGGATCTTCCAGTACAAGTGTATCTAGTAAGTCTAATCATGCTTATTTAGACGATGATGATGACTTCGCTACTTTTACTATTACTACAAGCTTTGGCCGAGAACCAGAAAAAACAACGAATAAACAAAAAGGTCGATGGATAAGTTTAGATGAACAACTTTCTGTCCATGGAAGACAGTTAACGAAAGGCTTTTTCTACTTTGGTGGAGTAATGAATTCACTAGATGGGTACGGTATAGAGCCATCTCTAGTGGATGATAAACGCCCGACTTCAAGTCCCTCGGTAGATTCAGAAATATACACTGATGAATCCTTAGGGTACTGGCCAACTTACGCATCCTTATCTAAAGGCTGTAGAGGCGCTTACCTAGATTGGCTCGCCTCTGATCGCTCAAACCCCAATGCTCCAATTGGTTATGTCTTCATCTATTTCTACGGATTTGAGAGAAGAGTTATCGAAAACAAATCCAATAATCAAATATCTGATGAAGAGTACATAGCAATCTTTGAAGAAGTATTGCGCCTCAATAGCGTTTATAACGCAAATCGTTCGTTCAGAGGATACTCTGCTAATTTCCTCGAACTAATAGCACTTCAAAGACCCGCCTTATTTGAAGATAGACTGTCAGACATACCAGAAACTAATAATGCATTGTCATTCAAAGTTAAACTTGCAACAACTATAGCCAATGGAAACCCTGTAACAGCTCCCTTAGCTTTAGAGTGGCTAAAAAATACATTCGAATATTCCCTAAAAACTCCCGCCCGTAGATGTGAAGAAGAGTTTAGCCAGCTTTTCCAAGTTAGGTTTTTTGAAAAGTTTGGCGAAGGAATTTCCGTAAAATCCAATAAAACTAAACTGCGGCTGTCATACCATGCGGCAAGTAATGGTGTGCATGGGGTTGATTTGGAGTTGGGTGACTTACCTGATCCAAGTATTCTCAAAAGCCCAATTAAAAAGCTCATTCCTATTGCCGAACAATGTACAGAAGAGTTGAGCAGCTATAGCCGTTACTTAGGAAAAGCTGATACCTCAAAGGGTGATATTGCAGCGTTGATGTTATTACCTAAAGAACTGGTAAACGAAGCAAATTCACCAGTTATAGGAACATTTAAGTCTTGGGCAAATCAGATAATTAGTTCAAATGATGGACTAACCACAGTCAAGGATTTCTGGACCCATACAGGTACACCTCTCCCTAAGGCGTTTAACAAAAAAGAAAATGAACTAGTCGCTAACTTGGCTGCTAAGGCTGAAATAGGTATTGCCCCAGACCAACGTTTTCACCATGCAAAATTGAAAATCGATGACAACATTGTGCTCTTCTCTCCGGGCCATGGAGAGTTTTTTGAGCCAAGCTCAGCATTTAACCAAGTAAGTTTAGCAATTAGATTAGGGGCAATGGTCGCAACGATAGATGGTAATGTAGATCATCATGAGAAAATCGCCTTACAAACGTTGATAAACCACGATGACAAACTCTCACCTTCTGAAAAGAACTCGTTAAATGCATATTTAACTTGGCGTCTAAATTCTCCTGTAAATAATGCCGGGTTGAAAGCTAGGATTGAAAAACTCGGCGTTTCACAGGTAGAATTATTGAAAAAATTCCTGCTTTCCATCGCTCTTGCTGATGGAAAAATCGATGCTTCTGAAATTAAGCAAATTGAAAAGTTATATACCTCGTTAGGCTTAGATAAATCACTCGTTACAAGTGACATTCATGCGTTTGCCTCCAGTAAACAACCTATCTCAGCCACATCTAAAGACGCTTCAATTGATAAAAGTGCCTTTCAGTTGGATGAAGGTATTCTAGCTATGCATGAAAGTGACACCATCGATGCGAAGAGTATGCTGGAGAGTATATTTTCCGTTGATGAAGAAGCTGAACTGGAAGTGAGCCCAACCGCTGATGTCAATGATGAAGGCTTAGATAGCCCTTACAACGAACTTTTTGAAACTTTGATAGCTAAAGAATCGTGGTCACGTAAAGAAGTTCATGAACTGTGCAGCAAACTAAACATAATGGTTGATGCCGCATTAGAAACTATTAATGACTGGGCTTATGACAAAGTCGATGCGCCAGTTCTAGATGACGATGGTGATATCTATGTCGATCTAGAAATCGTAGAAGAATTGAAGGGATAAATAATGGTTGCAAAAAGAATACGAGCGAAAGAAAGAGATGCAATTATCCAATCCCTGAAGTCAGGTGTCACTCCTAAGATTGGAATCCAGCATATCCAAGTAGGCCGAGTAAATGAATTAAAAGCTCTGATCCAAGACATTGATCGGATCTCTGATGGAGGTTCAGCTTTCAGGCTCATTATCGGCGATTATGGTTCTGGTAAAACATTCTTTTTAAGTGTTGTACGCGCTATTGCCCTAGAGAATAAGCTTGTAACTGTCAATGCAGACTTATCTCCTGATAGACGTATTCATGCATCGGCTGGTCAAGCTAGAAACCTTTACTCTGAGCTAATGCGTAACATGGCTACTCGCAACAAACCTGATGGTAATGCTTTAACCAGTGTAGTTGAAAAGTTCATCACAGAAGCAATGAAAGAAGCTGATACTTCAGGAAAAAGTATAAATTCAATTATCCATGAAAAATTAGCATCACTTTCTGAACTCGTTGGCGGTTATGATTTTGCTAAAGTTATTGAGGCTTATTGGATAGGTCATGAGAAAGATGATGAGATATTAAAAGCTAACGCCATAAAATGGTTACGAGCAGAGTATTCAACTAAAACCGATGCCCGAAATGAACTAGGAGTTCGAACAATTATTTCGGATACATCTTTTTATGATGCGCTGAAATTAATGAGTTTATTTGTCAGACAAGCTGGCTACCAAGGGTTTCTAGTTAACTTAGACGAGATGGTAAATCTGTATAAGTTGAACAACACCACAGCGAGAACTTCTAACTATGAACAAATACTCCGAATTCTAAACGATTGCTTGCAAGGAAGCGCTGAGTATTTGGGGTTCCTTCTCGGCGGAACCCCTGAGTTTCTACTAGATCCACGTAAAGGCTTGTATAGTTATGAAGCACTACAATCTAGATTGGCAGATAACAGCTTTGCTAAACAAGCGGGCGTGATTGATTATTCGTCACCAGCCCTACACCTCGCTAGCTTAACTCCTGAAGAGCTTTATATTTTGCTTAAAAACTTGCGCCATGTTTATGCTGAAGGTAACGAGGCGAAGTACTTGGTCCCAGACGAATCTCTCAAAGCATTTTTACAGCATTGCAGCCAAACTATAGGGGATGCTTATTTTCGAACGCCACGTAACACCATTAAAGCATTTTTAGACATGCTCGCGGTAATCGACCAAAACCCGCAAATTGCATGGCATAGTCTAATCTCATCAGTAGCAATTAATGAAGATAAGCCTTCCGATGTTGAACTCGAAATAGAGGACAATGAAGATGGGTTTGCTGACTTCAAACTATGATTGATGAACATGAAAAATTAGACCATCGGATTCAGCGCTGGATATTCAAACAAGGCTGGACTGGCTTACGAGAAATACAATGCCTTGCTATTGAACCGATATTGTCTGAAAAGACAGATGTGCTGATCAGCGCTTCAACCGCAGCAGGAAAGACAGAGGCATTTTTTTTGCCTGCTCTCAGCGCTATTGCACCTCAAGAAACGGGGGTAGGGATCCTTTACCTTAGCCCTCTAAAAGCTCTTATAAATGACCAAGATAGGCGCTTAGAAAGTCTGTCTGACCTGTTAGAAATATCGGTTACTCCCTGGCATGGTGATAGCTCACAGGGCCGAAAGAAGAAATTAAAAGCATCGCCGTCTGGTGTCGTGTTAATAACACCTGAGTCATTGGAATCATTACTCATTAGAGACACTGGCTGGATCAGAGCTGCATTCTCTAATTTGAAATATATCGTAATTGACGAGTTTCATGCCTTTATTGGTTCTGAGCGCGGCCATCACTTACTCTCTTTACTTCATCGACTTGAACACCTTCTTGGAAGACTAGAAACACCAATCCCTAGAGTAGCTTTGAGTGCAACTCTTGGTGAGTTAGAGAAAGTGCCTCTCTCACTTCGCCCTAATCGCTCTTTACCTTGCAAGATCATCAAAGATACACATTCGACATCCACCTTGAAGGTTCAGGTAAAGGGGTATGTAAACCCTGCTAACTTAGAAGTTGAGTCTTCCAGTGATGCCGAATATACGATCTGCCAAGATTTATTTAAATTTTGTCGAGGCGGAAATCACCTTGTGTTTGCAAATAGTAGGAGCCGTACAGAAAGCATTACGGCTACATTATCTGACTTCTGTGAAGAAAAAATTGTACCGAATGAATTTTTTCCTCACCATGGTTCGTTATCTAAAGAGCTTAGAGAAAGCTTAGAAAAGCGATTGCAGCAGGAGCATTATCCTACCACAGCGATTTGCACAATGACTCTTGAACTAGGCATTGATATCGGCAAGGTAAACTCAGTAGTTCAAGTAACAGCCCCCCACTCTATTTCAAGTTTACGTCAAAGAATGGGACGATCAGGAAGGCGAGGCGGAGCCTCAATATTGCGAATGCTCATCGCTGAAGCTGAATTGATAAAAGACTCTAGCGTCATCGACAAGCTGAGGCTGGAGCTTATTCAGTCTCTGGCCATGATCAGACTTCTTATCGGCAGTAAATGGTATGAACCAGCTGATACTTCACTTTATCACTTCTCAACACTCCTTCATCAAGTACTTGCGGTTACTGCACAATGGGGAGGAATTAGAGCAGAGCAATTATTTAGTTTGCTCTGTAAAGATGGCCCTTTTCAAAACGTTAATGTTGAAAACTTCAAAGCACTACTTGTCCACATGGGCAAAACGGAACTCATAACTCAGTTAGGAAGTGGTGAATTGGTGCTTGGCCTTTTGGGAGAAAAGCTGACAAGCCATTACTCGTTCTATGCTGTTTTTAAAACACCTGAAGAATTCCGGATTGTATGTGGAACCAAATCACTCGGAACGCTGCCTGTAGATTCATTAGTACTAGAAGGGCAGCATATTGTTTTCGGTGGAAAACGTTGGAAAGTAAACGACGTAGATAGTGAAAAAAAAGTTATTTATGTGGAGCATGCAAAAGGTGGTAAGCCACCTAAATTTGGTGGTACTGGCTTGAACATACATGATGTTGTCCGCCAAGAAATGTTCCAAATATTAAAAGATGGTGACTACAGAATTTCTATCGGAGATCAGAAAGTCGACTTCGCTGATTCAGCCGCACGAGAACTGTTTGGTGAAAGCGTACGATATTTCGAAGATGCAAAGCTCTCTAGAGAACCATTACTTCAAGATGGCAATACTACCTATATATTCACATGGCTTGGCGACAAAGTGGTAAATACAATTGTAGTCTTGCTAATCCAACATGGCTTTGAAGCTGGCGCATATGCAGGAGTCATAGAAGTAGAAAAAGCGTCATTAGAAAGTGTTCGCTTAACATTGCTCAAACTTGCTTCAACGGAACTCCCAACAGAAACAGAACTTGCACAACAAGTATTGGAAAAACGTATCGAGAAGTTCGATGAGTTCTTGCCGGAAAGCATTCTATCCATTGGGTATGGAGCAAAAGCTTTTGACCTAAGCTTGGCTGTTAAGTTTTTAAAGTTCCTTGATTAATAACTTAACTATCAGTCTGATCTTCCCCTGAATCTCTAGTCACTCTGTAGCATTACTAAAATTTGGTCAATATGATCGAACTAGATCGTTTGAGCAAGTTTGGTTGCAACTCGCAATGGGGTAAAAAGGTTGTTACGGTGGCCTACTTAGACTTGTGATCACCAAGCGATTCTGTCGTGCCAAATCCGTGTCATGAGACGAAGTATCAAGTTGTTAGTATCACTTGATACCCCTTGATTGTGCTCACTAAATAAAAAGCATTGAGTAATAAAGTTGCATACTAGAATTATTAGCCTTATGCTTGTTTTATAAGAAAAATGTGGTGATTTATATGGCAAGAAGCAAGTATGCACCCTCTGAAACGAAATACAAACGCTGGATAAAAGAAGGTCGTGGCAATGGCTGTGGCTCTGATTATCTGCCTTGGATAACGGTCCGCGACGTTCCATCGGATGGTCGCTCTCATCGTGTCTTTGGTCATAAAAGCCAGCGTACTCATCATTTGCTATCTGATTTAGAACTTGCCGTATTCTTAACCCTCGAATGGAACTCCCAAACAACTGATATTCGTGAGCAGTTTCCTCTTAGGCTCGAAGAAACACTTGATATTGCACTTGATAGTGGAATTAAACATCCAACTGAAACCGGTGTAAAAACGTACATGTCATCCGATTTTTTGGTTGATAGCTTGGATCTCCAACTCCCACAGTATGTCATTCAAGCTAAGTACTCTAATTTTCTCTCGGATCCGCGTGTTGTTGAAAAGCTTGAAATAGAGCGCTGCTACTGGTCATTGAAAAAAATCCCCTGGTTTTTGGTCACTGAAAAAGATGTCTCATCGACTTTGGTTCAGAATATTAGCTGGATATACCCGGCTGAGCAGGATGAGATTGATGATGAAGTCTTGTTAGACAGGACTACGTACTACAGTGACCTTTTTCAGCAAAATCCGAATAAAACGGTTACTGATATCTGTAAGTTGACTGACCGTATTTACAATCAACCTGATGGTTCTTCTATTTATGAAATCAGGCAATTATTGGCTAATCGCTGTTTCTACTTTGATATGTTGTCCCAACCATTCCATCTGCTAAAGGGTAAGGATTTCGTTGTTGAGGATATGGGGAACTTAATAGGAGCTCGTCATGTTTCGAATCAATGAGGTTTTAGAGTTCGAGAACGAGCGATTCCGGATTTTGAGTCGATTTGGAAGCAATTTAGTTTGGATATCGATTGATAATAAAAGCGCCTTCCCCAGCATTATTGACTTATATTCGCTGGAGTTGGCGATTCAAGATGAATCATTACACCGAGTCGAAGATCCCTATTCCTATTTGATTATGCTCTCGCCTGAAGATGGCAGTACAGATCAAGTAAAACGAGATCAAAACTATAAATTGATACGCCCTATCATCCATCTTGAAGAGTACTATCAGCCGAAACAACGAGCTAAAGCCATTGAACTGGTCATGGCTAATCACAAAACAACCAAACAAACATTGTATCGATTAATTCGCCAATACTGGCAACGAGGACAGATTGTTAACGCGCTTTTTCCTGATTACAAAAACTCCGGAGCAAAAGGCAAAAAACGAATCCCGGGAGTGATAAAATTAGGGAGACCCAGAAAGTATGATCCGGGCTCGGGTGTCAATGTTGACGAGTTCATCGAAAAGCTATTCAGAATTGCTATTCAGAAGTATTTGTTAACTGAAAAAGGATATTCATTTCCCTACGCGCACCGCCGTTTTAAAGATATGTATGAAACCTATTTTCCGGATGTGCCCGAGGCAGAAATCCCAACGAATTGGCAAATGAAGCACTTCTATCAGCGTGAATACACCCAGGTAGAAAAAATCAAAAGCCGGGCAAGTCAAAATGCCTATAACAAAGATATTCGACCTTTGACCGGAACGGCGACTATGCATGCATTAGGGCCAGGCTCCCGCTTTGAAATTGATGCGACTATCGCAGATATTTACGTGGTTTCCGACGTGAACCGAAGTTGGATTGTTGGGCGTCCGGTTGTTTACATCGTTATCGACGTATTTAGCCGCC of Vibrio zhugei contains these proteins:
- a CDS encoding TnsA endonuclease C-terminal domain-containing protein, with product MARSKYAPSETKYKRWIKEGRGNGCGSDYLPWITVRDVPSDGRSHRVFGHKSQRTHHLLSDLELAVFLTLEWNSQTTDIREQFPLRLEETLDIALDSGIKHPTETGVKTYMSSDFLVDSLDLQLPQYVIQAKYSNFLSDPRVVEKLEIERCYWSLKKIPWFLVTEKDVSSTLVQNISWIYPAEQDEIDDEVLLDRTTYYSDLFQQNPNKTVTDICKLTDRIYNQPDGSSIYEIRQLLANRCFYFDMLSQPFHLLKGKDFVVEDMGNLIGARHVSNQ